CAACTCGTCAACGGAAGGCCATGTGCACTTCTTTAACTCCTCACGCGTTTCAGCGACATAGTTTGAGACGCGCAGCAGATAGCCGCGGCGCCACAAAAATACAAACGCGGCGCCCACAAGCGCGACCCAAATACCCAGTTTTACATACCATTCCACAGTTACTTTTCCGTCTTTCCGCTTTGGCGGAGGGGGAGGGATTCGAACCCCCGATGGCGGTTAAGCCATAACGGTTTTCA
The DNA window shown above is from Candidatus Angelobacter sp. and carries:
- the secE gene encoding preprotein translocase subunit SecE yields the protein MEWYVKLGIWVALVGAAFVFLWRRGYLLRVSNYVAETREELKKCTWPSVDELKGSTVVVMITLALLGAFTVGVDFVVSQLIRLILG